The following coding sequences are from one Delphinus delphis chromosome 19, mDelDel1.2, whole genome shotgun sequence window:
- the RANGRF gene encoding ran guanine nucleotide release factor isoform X2, whose product MEPTRDYPLFGGAFSATLPPGAIDVSDLRPVPDNQEVFCHRVTDQSLILELLELQAHVQGEEAARYHFEDVGGVQEARVVQVEAVQPLLLENLALRGCCQEAWILSGKQQVAKENQQP is encoded by the exons ATGGAGCCCACGCGAGACTACCCACTGTTCGGGGGCGCCTTCTCCGCCACTCTCCCTCCGGGGGCCATCGACGTAAG CGACCTTCGACCGGTCCCGGACAATCAAGAAGTTTTCTGTCATCGCGTGACAGACCAGAGCCTGATCCTGGAACTTCTGGAGCTGCAGGCCCACGTGCAGGGCGAAGAGGCAGCGCG GTACCATTTTGAGGACGTTGGCGGGGTGCAGGAGGCTAGGGTTGTGCAAGTGGAGGCTGTGCAGCCCCTCCTTTTGGAGAACCTGGCCCTGAGGGGCTGCTGTCAAGAAGCCTGGATCCTCTCTGGCAAGCAGCAGGTAGCTAAAGAAAACCAGCAG CCCTGA
- the RANGRF gene encoding ran guanine nucleotide release factor isoform X1 gives MEPTRDYPLFGGAFSATLPPGAIDVSDLRPVPDNQEVFCHRVTDQSLILELLELQAHVQGEEAARYHFEDVGGVQEARVVQVEAVQPLLLENLALRGCCQEAWILSGKQQVAKENQQVAKYVTLYQALLRLPQYQTDFLLTFNQPPPENRSSLGPENLSLPPWSLGDFEQLVTSLTLHDPNIFGPQ, from the exons ATGGAGCCCACGCGAGACTACCCACTGTTCGGGGGCGCCTTCTCCGCCACTCTCCCTCCGGGGGCCATCGACGTAAG CGACCTTCGACCGGTCCCGGACAATCAAGAAGTTTTCTGTCATCGCGTGACAGACCAGAGCCTGATCCTGGAACTTCTGGAGCTGCAGGCCCACGTGCAGGGCGAAGAGGCAGCGCG GTACCATTTTGAGGACGTTGGCGGGGTGCAGGAGGCTAGGGTTGTGCAAGTGGAGGCTGTGCAGCCCCTCCTTTTGGAGAACCTGGCCCTGAGGGGCTGCTGTCAAGAAGCCTGGATCCTCTCTGGCAAGCAGCAGGTAGCTAAAGAAAACCAGCAG GTAGCAAAGTATGTGACACTGTACCAGGCCTTGCTGCGGCTGCCCCAGTACCAGACTGATTTCCTGCTCACCTTCAATCAGCCCCC CCCTGAGAATAGGTCATCTCTTGGCCCTGAAAATCTGTCGCTTCCGCCCTGGAGCCTGGGTGACTTTGAACAGTTGGTGACCAGTCTGACCCTTCACGATCCCAACATCTTTGGTCCCCAGTAA
- the SLC25A35 gene encoding solute carrier family 25 member 35, giving the protein MDFLMSGLAACGACLFTNPLEVVKTRMQLQGELQAPGTYRRHYRNVFHAFITIGKVDGLAALQKGLAPALLYQFLMNGIRLGTYGLAEAGGCLHTAEGTLSPVRSAAAGALAGVMGAYLGSPIYMVKTHLQAQAATEIAVGHQYNHQGMFQALIKIGQKYGLVGLWRGALGGLPRVIVGSSTQLCTFSSTKDLVTQWEIFPPQSWKVALVAAMVSSIAVVLAMTPFDVVSTRLYNQPTDAQGKGLMYRGLLDALLQTARIEGIWGMYKGIGASYFRLGPHTILSLFFWDQLRTLYYVYTK; this is encoded by the exons ATGGACTTCTTGATGAGCGGCCTGGCAGCCTGTGGGGCCTGTTTGTTCACCAATCCCCTGGAGGTGGTGAAGACCAGAATGCAGCTGCAGGGAGAACTTCAGGCCCCCGGGACCTACCGACGACACTACCGAAACGTCTTCCATGCCTTCATCACCATCGGCAAGGTGGACGGCCTGGCAGCCCTGCAGAagggcctggcccctgccctctTATACCAGTTCCTGATGAACGGCATCCGGCTGGGCACCTACGGGCTGGCTGAAGCTGGGGGCTGCCTGCACACAGCTGAAGGCACCCTGAGCCCTGTCCGCAGCGCAGCAGCTGGGGCCCTGGCTGGGGTCATGGGAGCCTACTTGGGGAGCCCCATCTACATG GTGAAGACACACCTACAGGCACAGGCAGCCACAGAAATTGCTGTGGGGCACCAGTATAACCACCAG GGCATGTTTCAGGCGCTAATCAAGATTGGCCAGAAATATGGTCTGGTGGGGTTGTGGCGTGGGGCCCTGGGCGGCCTGCCCCGAGTTATCGTCGGTTCCTCCACCCAGCTGTGCACCTTCTCGTCCACCAAGGACCTCGTGACCCAGTGGGAG ATATTTCCACCCCAGAGCTGGAAGGTGGCTCTGGTGGCCGCCATGGTGAGTAGCATTGCGGTGGTCCTGGCCATGACACCCTTTGACGTGGTCAGCACAAGGCTCTACAACCAGCCCACAGATGCTCAGGGCAAG GGCCTCATGTACCGGGGCTTGCTGGATGCTCTGCTGCAGACAGCTCGGATAGAGGGCATTTGGGGCATGTACAAGGGTATAGGTGCCTCCTACTTCCGCCTCGGCCCCCACACgatcctctccctcttcttctgggaccagcTGCGCACACTCTACTACGTGTATACCAAATAA